One Rhea pennata isolate bPtePen1 chromosome 31, bPtePen1.pri, whole genome shotgun sequence genomic window carries:
- the LOC134152311 gene encoding ribonuclease inhibitor-like — translation MQAWPCMVASRPSRKTFLEPPHSHQHLPVTVSVSAGLEKNAFTQPCCEDVAFALEEDKTLLKLDLKKNKLQDKGISRLLRALGSPRCMIQKLGLHSCSLSDGSCKQHSSALAKISSLRRLNLCGNIFTDRCAADMKILIQRYPSLTEITCFSSSCPSIRAWWDLSCVCRSALHTLPFVLVALMGPPSSRCYGPEGLSPK, via the exons ATGCAGGCTTGGCCATGCATGGTGGCATCTAGGCCATCCAGGAAAACCTTCTTGGAG CCTCCTCATTCTCATCAGCACCTTCCTGTCACCGTCTCCGTGTCCGCTGGTCTAGAGAAGAATGCCTTCACCCAACCGTGCTGTGAAGATGTGGCCTTTGCCTTGGAGGAGGACAAAACCTTGTTGAAACTGGACCTCAAGAAGAACAAACTGCAGGACAAGGGCATTTCCCGCTTATTAAgagcactggggagcccaaggTGCATGATACAGAAATTAGG GCTCCACAGCTGCAGTCTCTCAGATGGCTCCTGTAAGCAACACTCATCCGCTCTTGCCAAGATCTCCAGCCTCCGGCGTCTGAATCTGTGTGGGAATATTTTCACTGACCGATGCGCTGCTGACATGAAGATCCTCATCCAGAGATATCCCAGCCTCACTGAGATCACATGCTTCAGCTCCTCCTGCCCGTCCATCCGTGCATGGTGGGATTTGTCATGTGTGTGTAGATCTGCGCTGCACACATTACCGTTCGTGCTGGTTGCCTTGATGGGGCCACCTTCATCCAGGTGTTACGGGCCTGAAGGACTGTCTCCAAAATAG